In Mucinivorans hirudinis, the DNA window CGGCAATGCGCGGATGGAATGTTCCGGGGTGGCGTGGGTCTTCGATGAAAATAACCTCATTAATCAGACCATAAAGTCCACTACGCAGAGCGTTGGATTTTGCATCATCCTTATCCTCAAAATATTTCTGAACCTTGCGTTGAGTGTTGAATTTATCTTTGAGTTGATAGATTCCCCACTCCTTTGCCTCCAAAAATTTGAGAGCCTCTTCCGTGTACTCACCAAAGAAATCTCCGAGGAAGTTGTGGTGAATGAACGGTTTAAGGTAACGGTCGCGATTCATCGGCATACCCCACGCCGAGAGTTCGTCATAGCCCATCGGCATAGCGGGGTTGAAGTAACCCAAGAGCCCCTGCACTGAGTCCATCGGTATCTCCCAAATGCGGAAGAATCCTAGGATATGGTCTATGCGATAGAGGTCGAAATAGTCCGCCATTTTCTCGAAGCGTCGTCGCCACCACGCATAACCATCCTTTGCCATAGCCTCCCAATTATATGTCGGAAAACCCCAGTTTTGACCCAATACTGAGAAGTCATCGGGTGGAGCACCTGCCTGACAATCAAGGTTAAACAGATGCGGCTCACTCCACGCCTCGACCGAGTCGCGACTGATGCCGATAGGTATATCCCCCTTGAGCACCACCCCTTTTGAGTGGCAATATGCTGCCGCCTCTTTGAGTTGTTTGTCTAAGTGGAATTGCAGGTAGAGATAAATCGCCACCTTGTCATACTCCTCGAACGAAAGATTTGTAAGTTCCGATACACGCTTCTTGGAATATTTTTTATCCTTGCCCCACTTCGAGAAGTCGGCACTCTCATTAACATCCCTGAGATAGCAGAATGCCGCATAATCAGACAACCAGTCTTTGTTGTCATTATAAAAGTCGCGATACTCCTTCGATTGTAGAGTCTTTTTGCCTTCCTGCTTGTAGATAGCCTTAAAGAAACTCCACTTCATTCTACCCACACCCTCGTAATCGACCTGTTCCATATCGTTCAATCTCCGGCTCTCACTCTTTACCTGTAGTGCTAACTTCTCATCCTTGAGTTCGCCCATTTTTTCTAATGAAAGATATAGCGGGTGTAATGCAAAGATAGAGATTGCTTTATAAGGATATGAGTCGCGCCAAGTTTGGGTCTGTGTGGTGTCGTTGATTGGCAGAATCTGGATAACGCGCTGTCCTGTAAGCGATGCCCAATCAGCAAATTTGCGCAAATCCTCGAAGTCGCCAATGCCGTTGCTCGTGGTGCTCCTCAAAGAAAATACGGGGATTGCTACCCCTGCACCGTGCCACTGCACATTACCTCCTCGAAAGTTAAGACCCGAGTAGACACGATTTTCGCAAGGATCGAAAGCACTACGTGCCCATACGCGATTCTCCCCCTGCTCCCACTCCACGGCAAAACCGCCTTCAGTAACAACAAATTTATACTCGTCCCCCGTGGTCATCGCCTGCTCGGCATCTAACACAATGGTAAACTCGGGGAACGAAGCGCCGTTCATCACCGGTGCTTTTGCAATATCCCATCTGCCCAACGCCTCGCTGCTACCGGCGATGCGAAGTTCTTGATTTGGTTTGACAGCCGGCGCATAGACCTTTACTGTGATAGCCTGCCTAAATTTGTTCCTTGCCGGCACGGCATCTTCTCTCTTGAAAAAGACCTGGGTAAATGGAGAGCTAAACAGAGTTTTGTTCGCCGGTATGACTTGCCACGTGTCGCGCAAGGTGTATTTTTTGAATCGGCTATCTAATTGCAAAAGACGGCGCTTACCCCATCCGCGGCTTACTAAATGTTCATCGCGACGAAGTTCATACATATACTCTATCTCTGTTGTGGTTGGGGGAATGTCTAGTTCCAACGCCCAGCGTTCGCCATCGGTGCATACCATTTTGTGCAATCGAGGTTCGCCACCCTGTTCGCTAATATTAAGCCAAATATTCTCGCCCCACGCGGCTCTGTAATTAATTGTGAAAACAACTATCATTATTCGTAAGTTTTTGGTTTATGGACGAAAGATAGTAATTTTTTATAAAAAACCAAATATTTTTTTGACGAATCGTGTAATTCGCGGTTTCAAAGAGCAGAATTTATTACCTGACCGGCTGTTTGCAAGAAATATCTCGCGTATGGAGCTAAAAAATATTACCTTTGCACTCAGTTATGAAATTGTCATAATCTAATTTTAAGCATACCGACTAAAGATGAGTATCTGCGCATTGTGTGCCCCCTAGGATAGTCGCGTGGTCGGCGGCGGTATGCACGATTTTTCGGAGGAAATCGGCTTGGAAAATAAAAGTATAAGCAACTAATAATTAGTCATTTACAAGAATACATACAGGTGAAAAAGATTGATGCACAGGCACTCAGGCTGGCAACTGCCGGTGGAGGCAAAATTTATATCGAAACCTATGGTTGCCAGATGAATGTGGGCGACTCGGAGGTGGTACTATCCATTATGAAAGATAATGGATATGAGCGCACCGAATACATTGACAATGCAGATGTTATCCTAATAAATACCTGTGCCGTGCGCGACAATGCCGAGCAGCGTATTTGGGGGCGTTTGTTTGAGATGCGTGCCGTAAAGAGACGTCGAGGTTGGGTGATGGTGGGCATTATTGGTTGTATGGCGGAACGGCTCAAAGAGGAGTTGATGGAGCGCGAGCAGGTGGTCGATTTGGTTGTTGGTCCCGACTCCTATCGCTCACTGCCCGACCTGGTTCGTACTGCTGCAACGGGGGGCAAAGCCATCAATGTGATGCTCTCACACGAGGAGACCTACGCCGAAATTTCGCCCGTACGCACGGACAAAAACGGAGTTTCTGCATTTGTGGCAATTATGCGTGGTTGCAATAATATGTGTTCTTATTGCGTTGTGCCCTACACGCGTGGCGCGGAGCGCAGCCGTAGTTTTGAAACTATAATAAATGAGGTGCGCAATTTGTTTGAACGGGGTTATCGCGAGGTAACACTGTTGGGACAGAATGTAAATTCATATATGGATGGGCAGGTGGGTTTTGCGCAACTTTTGCGGGCGGTGGCGGAGATTTCGCCGTTGCTGCGTGTGCGCTTCGCAACCTCTCACCCCAAGGATTTGTCGGATGAAGTCATAAATGTTATTGCTTCGTATAAAAACATCTGTCGTTCGATTCACCTGCCGGCGCAATCGGGAAGCAATGTAATGTTACAAGTTATGAATCGCAAATATACGCGTGAGTGGTATTTGGAGCGTATTAGCGCCATAAAAAAATCAATTCCCGAATGCTCAGTTTCGACTGACCTTATAGCGGGCTTTTGCGGAGAGACGGAGCAGGATCACGCCGACACTTTGTCACTGATGAACGAGGTGGGGTATGAGTTTGCCTATATGTTCAAATACTCGGAACGCCCCAACACCAAGGCTGCCCGCACAATGGCGGACGATATTTCGGAGGATGTCAAAACCGCCCGTTTGACCGAGATTATAAATCTGCAAAATGAGCTCTCTTTGGCAAGCAACAAGCGTGACATTGGCAAAGTGTTTGAGGTGTTGGTGGAGGGGCAGTCGAAGCGGTCGGCAGAACAACTCTTCGGGCGCACTTCTCAGAATAAGGTTGTGGTTTTCGATGGTCGCGGGGCGAAAGTAGGTGATTATGTTGATGTGGTTGTCAATAGCTGCTCATCGGCTACGCTGATGGGGGAGGTGGTTTAGGCTGTTACTAATCCGACACTTCTAAATCGGAACTTATTTGACAATAAGGCTTTTATCACCCTCTAAAAAGCGCAGCCAACTGATAAAATTAGAATAGTGTGAATATGACAAACAAAGAATTCCGATTTAGAAGTGTCGGGTTAATACTCTGCGGAAAGCATTTTTGCTCATCTGCAACTGATTTTTTGACACCAGAAGGCTGCAAGATACAAATTTTGATACATTCAGAGGAGGCGGGAAATGATGGTTTACTTATCCCCACTCTCTGAAAAAATATATTTGTCTCTTAACGGCATTCCTTGCCCACATCAGTTGCATTTATATGTTGAACTCAAGAAATTAGACGTTGCTTAAATTCCAAAAATAAAACAGCTACTTATTTTCCCCTTAACAAATGACAATCATAGAACTTACTGCCCAACAGGTCGGCATATCTTTTCGGCAGGTAGATGCCACCATTGCGATGCTTGCCCAAGGTGCAACCGTCCCTTTCCTGAGTCGCTATCGCAAGGAGGCGACAGGCGGGCTTGATGAGGTGCAAATCGGTAAAATTGCCGAACAATATGCACGTTTGCAGGATATTGTTGCACGCAAGATTACTATTTTAGAGACTATTGAGTCGCAAGGCAAACTCACGGGCGAGCTCCGCACACGCATCGAAAATTGTTGGAGCGCAGTAGAATTAGAGGATATTTACCTCCCATATAAACCCAAGCGCACGACAAAGGCGGAGATTGCTCGCCGGCGTGGGCTTGAGTCGCTGGCAAAGATTTTGATGAGCCAGAACGAAAACGATGTGCAGACGCGGGCGGCAAAATTTATGACCGAAGAGGTCAAGAGTGAAAAGGAGGCATTGCAGGGTGCGCGTGATATTATTGCCGAGTGGGTCAATGAGGATGAACTGACGCGTAACACCGTGCGTGGGTCGTTCCGTGCCACGGCAGAGATTGTCTCCAAGGTTGTCAAGGGCAAGGAGGCTGAGGGCGATAAATATCTCGACCTGTTCGACTACTCGACGCCACTCAAAAAATGCCCGTCACATCGCCTGTTGGCACTGCGCCGCGCCGAGGATGAGGGTTTTATTAAGGTCTCCATAAATCCCGATATGGAAGGATGTCTCGAACGACTAAATCGCAGATATGTTCGCGGTACAAATAACTCATCGGAGCAGGTACGCCTTGCAGTGGAGGACTCTTTCAAACGCTTATTGAAGCCTTCTATTGAGACCGAGTTTGCCGCAGAGTCGAAATTAAAGGCTGACCAAGAGGCTATTGCAGTCTTTGCAACCAACCTACGCCAGTTGTTGATGGCTGCGCCGCTGGGACAGAAACGGGTGATGGGGGTAGACCCTGGCTACCGCACGGGGTGCAAAATTGTCTGCTTGGATGCGCAAGGGGCACTGCTTTACAACTATACAATCTTTCCACACCCACCTCAAAAAGAGTTGGCAAAGTCGGAGGCTGCAATTCGCGGACTTATAGAAAAGTTTGAGATTCAGGCAATCGCCGTGGGCAATGGCACTGCCAGTCGCGAGAGTGAAGATTTCTTTAAGCCTATTGCCAAAGATTATGGTATTCAGCTGTTTGTGGTGAGCGAGAATGGCGCTTCGATATATTCGGCATCGGAGGTGGCGCGAGATGAGTTCCCGGATTACGACGTGACGGTGCGTGGCTCGGTGAGCATAGCCCGTCGATTGGTAGACCCGCTGGCGGAACTTGTGAAAATCGACCCGAAGTCTCTCGGAGTGGGGCAGTATCAGCACGATGTAGACCAGAAATTGTTGAAAACAGCGTTGGATACAGTGGTTGAGAGCTGTGTTAATACGGTGGGTGTCAATATCAACACGGCAAGCAGGCAGCTATTGAGCTATGTTTCGGGCATAGGCGACACATTGGCACAGAACATTGTCGATTATCGCACGGCAAATGGCGCATTCCGCTCGCGCGAGGAGATTAAAAAGGTGGCACGGATGGGTCCTAAATCCTACGAACAGTGTGCAGGATTCTTACGCATTGACGGCGCAAATCCGTTGGATAACTCGGCGGTTCACCCCGAGAGCTACCAAATTGTGGCGCGAATGGCGGCAGACCTCAATGTAACGGTGAGCGAACTTATCAAAAACAAGGAGTTGCAAAAATCAATAAAGTCAGAGAATTACATCACCGACAAAGTGGGACTGCCGACCCTGACCGACATTCGGTCGGAACTCGAAAAGCCCGGCAGAGACCCACGCGGGGAGGTAAAAGCACTGGAGTTCGACGACTCTATTCGCAAGATTGAAGACCTGCACGAGGGTATGATTCTCAACGGTATAGTGAACAATGTCACCGCTTTCGGTTGCTTTGTTGATATAGGAATCAAAGAGAACGGACTGGTGCACTTATCACAGATGGCGAACCGCTTTGTCAAGGATGCAAACGAAATAGTAAAACTTCACCAGCACGTTCGCGTAAGGGTATTGTCGGTGGATTTGGCGCGGGGAAGGGTGCAGCTCTCGATGAAGTTATGACAAATGATTCGGAAAAATAGTTATTGCTTTGAGAATTTCAATAGCGAGGCTCCAAAAAAATCAACCACACCGTCTGATTAGAAAATTGACGAGTAAGAGCAATATTTAGTAAGTGGGGTAAAATAATTATTTTACCCCACTTATTTTTATATCATCGAAACGCTACGTTTAATAAATTTTGTCAGTGCCTCGCCTTTGAGTAGTCCAGTGCCTAGTAGTGCTAAATCGATGATTTGATGCAGTTTGCCGTTGCTTTCTCCCGCCTTGCTCAGAGCCTCTTTGCGCGCATCATCAGTTAGACCTGCATCTACCTCCTTCTCTACTGAACCCAAAATATCGGTGATTAAGGGATTGTTGCCATTAACGACAATATTATAGCTATCAGCCATTTCGCCATAAAAGTTCATATAACCGCCACCGGTTTTTGACATATCACGCATACGGCGCATAAACTCATTCTGAGTCACGACAACCGGAGCCTCCTCTGCTGCCAATGCCGCAAACTCCACGTTGTAAATCACCTCTTTTTCCTTGGGTAGAGCGGCTGTAAATACTTGGCGGAGCGTCTCTTGCTGCTCTATAGTGAGTGCCATTGCCAAAGACTCCTCTTTTTCAACTAACTTTTCAACCACATCGGCATCAATCCGCTTGAATGTCCAGTTCTCATTTTTATGTTCTAAGAAGCTGATAAAGTGAGATTCAATGGGTGAGTCCATCACCAAAACATCATAACCCTTAGTCTTCGCTTTTTCGATGAAACTGTGTTGTGCTATGGTGTCGTTTGTGTATAGAATAACAAGTTTACCATTCTTATCTGTCTGGCCATCTTTGATTAAATCTGAGTATTGCTCAAAAGTGTAGTAGTAATCGTCCGTATTTTTCAGAAGGGTGAACTCAGCGGCGCGCTCGCCAAATTTTTCATTGCTGATAACGCCGTATTGAATAAATATTTTGAGATCGTCCCACTTCTTTTCATACTCTGTCCGGTCGCTTTTGAATAACTCTGCCAATCTGTCTGCCACCTTTTTGGTTATGTGGTTCGATATTTTCTTTACATTCTGGTCGCTCTGTAAATAGGAACGCGAGACGTTTAGCGGAATGTCGGGCGAGTCGATAACACCATTGAGGAGTGTCAGGAACTCGGGTACAATACCCTCCACCGAATCGGTTACAAAGACTTGATTGCAATAGAGTTGTATCTTGTTTTTTTGAAATTCAAAGCTATTTTTGAGCTTGGGAAAATACAAAACACCTGTAAGATTGAACGGATAATCGACATTGAGATGGATGTGGAATAGAGGCTCTTCCGCCATTGGGTAGAGCTTGTGGTAGAACTCATCGTACAACTCTTTCGTGATTTCGCTTGGGGCGATTTTCCAGAGTGGTTTAGTGTCGTTAATTATCTTATCTTTATCTGTATCAACATATTTTTTATTATCCTTATCCCACTCCTGCTCCTTACCAAAGGCTATTGCAACGGGTAGGAATGAGCAATACTTCTTAAGAAGCTCCTCTATTTTGGTCTTATTGGCGAAAATCTCGGCATCTTCGGATGTGAAATGTAGAACTATGTCAGTGCCAAAGGTCTCTCTATTACTGTCTTGCAGCGTGTAATCAGGCGAGCCGTCGCACTCCCAATGCACAGCCTGCGAGCCCTCTTTGTAGGACTTGGTAACAATCTCAACCTTTTCCGCAACCATAAATGCCGAGAAGAAACCTAGCCCAAAGTGTCCGATGATATTTTGAGCATCAAGTTTATGCTTGCTCATAAACTCTTCGGCACCCGAGAAGGCGATTTGGTTGATGTATTTCTCGACCTCGTCGGCTGTCATACCCACGCCGTGGTCGGAAATGGTAAGAGTTTTTGCCTCCTCGTCCAACTTTACGTGGATGGTCTGGTCGCCAAGTTCACCCTTGTAGTCACCCAATGAGCTAAGTACTTTGATTTTAGTGGTTGCATCTACAGCATTACTCACCAATTCGCGAAGAAAGATTTCGTGGTCTGAGTATAGAAATTTTTTGATTATGGGGAAGATATTTTCTGTCGTAACCCCGATTTTTCCTGTCTGCATATTTGTATTAATTTTTGAGTTCTAACTAAACAAAAACTATGCCAGACGGGGTACGACTGACAAACTGTCAGTCGTACCCCGTCTCTTTTAGGTTAATATGTCTTGTTGCTATTGACCCTACGGCAATTAACTTGCGTGAAAGAGTTGTCAAAAATCCAAATTGTTTAATACCGAGTTAATATATTTCCGGAATCCCGATTTAGAACGGTGCTTCATCATCGAAGCTCCCCCCCCCCATCGGAGCAGCCATTGCAACGCTGCCCTGCGCTTGGCTCAGTTGGTCGTATCCGCCATCGTCCCAGCCACTACTACTCACCTCGATAGCCGAGGATGAGCCGCCTGCAAAGTGTATCCCCGTATCGTCCCAATCGACAAACTTAGCCTGCTCGGCACGGAAACGAAGTCGCACGTCACCCACTGCTCCATTACGGTGTTTCGCAAAAATTATTTGAGCCATACCAGCCGTGGGCGTACCATCTTCCTCGGTGGTAAGTCCATAGTACTCAGGGCGATGGATAAATGCAACAATATCAGCATCCTGCTCAATAGCTCCCGATTCGCGAAGGTCGCTCAGCTGTGGACGCTTTGTGCCACCGCGACTCTCTACCGAGCGATTAAGCTGCGAGAGTGCCAATATCGGAATGTTCAACTCCTTGGCAATAGCTTTCAGCGAGCGCGAGATTGTGGCAACCTCCTGCTCGCGATTGCCCTTACCATCAGCCGAACCTGCGGTCATAAGTTGCAAGTAGTCAATGATAATTATCTCTACGTTGTGTTGCATTTTAAGACGGCGCGCCTTGGAGCGAAACTCGAAAATAGATAGCGCCGGAGTGTCGTCTATGAATAGTTTTGCGGCAGCCAGCGGCTTTACCGAAACCTCCAAATGCTTCCACTGGTCGGGATTGAGTTTGCCGCTTTTTATAAGGTTCGATTCCAAGCCCGACTCACCGATAATCAGACGCATCATTAGTTGTACGGAGCTCATCTCCAAAGAGAAAAATCCGACAGCTTTTTGAAAATCCACCGCAATATTGCGTGCCAAGGAGAGCACGAAAGCAGTTTTACCCATCGATGGACGAGCCGCAATAATGACAAGGTCAGATGGTTGCCATCCCATCGTCATACGGTCGACATCCGTAAAACCACTTGGGCATCCGCTCATCCCGTCCGGTTTTTGCCCCGCCTCTTCGATGGTTTGAAGTGCCTTGCTCAGTATATCGCGCGACTTTTGCACATCGCGTTTAATGTTACCCTCGGCAATCTTAAATATTTCACTCTCAGCAAATTCCAGCAGGTCAGCAACATCTCGTCCATCATCGAATGACTGTTCCTGAATGTCGGTCGAGGCGGCAATAAGCTGGCGTTGAATATGTTTTTGGGCAACAATCTTGGCGTGAAACTCTATGTGGGCAGCCGAGCCAACCTTCTGAGTGAGCGAGGCTAAGTACGCTGCTCCCCCCACGGCGGCAAGTTGCCCGGTACGTTGGAGTTGGTTGGATACTGTCAGCAGGTCAATGGGTTCGATTCGTGCCGAAAGGTCGAGCACAGCCTGATAGATAAGTTGGTGTGCCTCCCTATAGAACGATTCGGGTTTAAGCAACTCCTGTACATTGAGAATGGCGTGTTTTTCGAGCATCAGCGCACCGATAACCGCCTCCTCAAGCTCGTTAGCCTGAGGAGGGATTTTGCCTTTCTGTTGGCTTACGGATATGATAGTATCCGTAATTTTCTGTCTATCGGCTTGCTGTTTTTTTACTGCTTCTGCCATCTCTGCTTAAACGCGTATTAAAAAATGAACATCGAGCTAATCTCCTTGTAGTCATACACGCGACTGATTGTGTCGGCGAATATATCTGCAACGGAGAGCACGGTAAACTTAGAGGTATCCACACCATCTTTGAGTGGTATTGTATCCGTTACTATAATCTCACGAAGCGAGCTGGAGGCTATGCGCTCGTAAGCCGGACCCGAGAGCACAGGATGGGTGATAACGGCACGAACCGAGCTTGCCCCCCTCTCCATCATCATATCGGCAGCCTTGGTTATTGTGCCCGCCGTATCTATCATATCGTCCAAGACGACAATATTGCGTCCCTCGACATCGCCAATGGCAGTCATACTACCCACAACATTAGCCTTGGAACGTTGCTTGTGGCAGATAATCATCGGACAGTGGAGGTAGCTTGCGTAGGCGTTTGCTCGTTTAGCTCCGCCCATATCGGGAGCAGCTACCGAGAGGTTCTCTATTTCGAGCGATTTGAGGTAGGGAACAAAAACACCGCTTGCGTAGAGGTGGTCTACGGGCACATCAAAGAAGCCTTGGATCTGGTCGGCGTGCAGATCCATTGTCATAACACGGTCTACGCCTGCCGCGCGCAGCAGGTTGGCAACCAATTTTGCTCCAATGGATACCCGCGGACGGTCTTTGCGGTCTTGGCGCGCCCAGCCGAAATATGGTATTACTGCTATAACGCGGTGAGCAGAAGCACGTTTAGCTGCATCCACCATCAACAAAAGCTCCATCAGATTATCCATCGGGGGATAGGTCGAGCAGACAATAAATACTGTACAACCGCGGATACTCTCGTCATAGTATGGTTGAAATTCGCCGTCGCTAAACTCCAAAACTCCCGAGTTTCCAAGCTTGGAGCCGTATTTTTCTACAATGTTTTCTGTCAATCTACGTGAGTTACGACACGCAAAGAATTTAATTTGATGACTGCCCATAGTTTTTTATAGATTATAGTTGTGCAAAATTAGTGTAAAAAAAATGCAAAACAAAATTTTAGAAAATTTGTACCTTTGCCCCTGCAAATTTCGCTGATGATTAATAATGGAATACATAACCTAGTTGCCACTGCCATAATGGGCGCGGGGTGCTAAAATGAAAATTTATTCTCTTAATTAAGCTATAATACAACTAAATATAAAATTAAACACCAATGAAAATATTATCCTCGCCGCGCCTTATGGTTATTTTGATGCTGCTATACGTGCTATTAATCGGCGTTGCAACTTTTGTCGAAACACGCTACTCAACACTTACGGCTCGCACCTATTTCTATAACTCGTGGTGGTTTATGTTGATGCAGTTGGTAATGATTGCCAACTTTATAGCTATGAGTACCAAATGGCAGCTGTGGAAGCAGCGCAAATGGGGAGTTCTCACTTCTCACTATGCTTTGGCACTGATTTTAGCAGGAGCATTGATTACTCATATGTTTGGTCGTGAGGGCATTATGCACATTCGCGAAGGGGAGACAACTGATAAGATTTACGGTTCTGCGGGCGAGGTCATCGGTCAGACGCCATTTTCTGTTACTCTAGACGATTTTCGTTTAGTTCGCTACCCCGGTTCGGGTTCGCCGAGCTCTTTCGAGAGTGATGTTACAATAGATGGGCGCCACCATAAAATCTTTATGAATAACATTCTCTACCACAGCGGTTACCGCCTCTACCAATCGAGCTACGACCACGATGAGCGTGGTACGATTCTATCTGTAAATCAAGATGCTGTGGGAACTTTTATTACATACCTCGGATATTTACTTTTGGCGCTTGGACTGATTTTGGCACTGCTCCATAAAAAGTCTTATTTTAGGGTATTATTGCGCTCCCTATCGGTGATAACTCTTCTATTTACAGTCTCGGTTGGTTCTGCTCAAAAGCGACAAACTCCTGCCGAGGGTTCTTTGGCTGTGGAGTATGCACAAGGTTCTGTTCCCTCTAATGAAATTGCAACACGGTTCGGAAAACTGTTGGTGCAATCAGGTGGGCGGATTGAGCCGGTGGACACCTATTCGGGAAAACTGCTCAGAAAAATTTCGCGCGAAAGAGGCATCGCAGGTATGACACCAAACCAAATTCTGCTCGGAATTGTTACTAAACCGGAGGTATGGAGTCGCGTTCCGTTTATCTATAACGGTGAGGAGTTGATTGCTTTTGTCGATGTGTTGGATGAGCAAGGGGTCTATATTTACGGGGAGGAGGTGGAGTTGATTTACCAAAAGCCTGCTTCACAGCGAAATAAGCGCGAAAAAGAACTATTGAAACTCGATGAGAGGGTCAATATTGTGCATAGTCTGATGTCGGGCGAAATGCTTCCTCTTTTTCCCAACGAGGCTGACCACACCCACCGTTGGCATTCACCTGCCGACGATTTGTCGAGCTTTGCAAGCAAGGATTCAATGTTTGTTAGTCGTGTATTTATTTGGCTATCAACAGAAATTCGCAAAGAACCAAGATCTGTGAAGGCACTTGAAATTGTGGGGATGATAGACACTTACCAAAATGCTAAGTCGGGAATCGAGATTGATAAAGATAAAATCGAGGCGGAAATTCTTTATAATAAAC includes these proteins:
- a CDS encoding Replicative DNA helicase gives rise to the protein MAEAVKKQQADRQKITDTIISVSQQKGKIPPQANELEEAVIGALMLEKHAILNVQELLKPESFYREAHQLIYQAVLDLSARIEPIDLLTVSNQLQRTGQLAAVGGAAYLASLTQKVGSAAHIEFHAKIVAQKHIQRQLIAASTDIQEQSFDDGRDVADLLEFAESEIFKIAEGNIKRDVQKSRDILSKALQTIEEAGQKPDGMSGCPSGFTDVDRMTMGWQPSDLVIIAARPSMGKTAFVLSLARNIAVDFQKAVGFFSLEMSSVQLMMRLIIGESGLESNLIKSGKLNPDQWKHLEVSVKPLAAAKLFIDDTPALSIFEFRSKARRLKMQHNVEIIIIDYLQLMTAGSADGKGNREQEVATISRSLKAIAKELNIPILALSQLNRSVESRGGTKRPQLSDLRESGAIEQDADIVAFIHRPEYYGLTTEEDGTPTAGMAQIIFAKHRNGAVGDVRLRFRAEQAKFVDWDDTGIHFAGGSSSAIEVSSSGWDDGGYDQLSQAQGSVAMAAPMGGGSFDDEAPF
- a CDS encoding Ribose-phosphate pyrophosphokinase, which produces MGSHQIKFFACRNSRRLTENIVEKYGSKLGNSGVLEFSDGEFQPYYDESIRGCTVFIVCSTYPPMDNLMELLLMVDAAKRASAHRVIAVIPYFGWARQDRKDRPRVSIGAKLVANLLRAAGVDRVMTMDLHADQIQGFFDVPVDHLYASGVFVPYLKSLEIENLSVAAPDMGGAKRANAYASYLHCPMIICHKQRSKANVVGSMTAIGDVEGRNIVVLDDMIDTAGTITKAADMMMERGASSVRAVITHPVLSGPAYERIASSSLREIIVTDTIPLKDGVDTSKFTVLSVADIFADTISRVYDYKEISSMFIF
- a CDS encoding Putative cytochrome C-type biogenesis protein, producing the protein MKILSSPRLMVILMLLYVLLIGVATFVETRYSTLTARTYFYNSWWFMLMQLVMIANFIAMSTKWQLWKQRKWGVLTSHYALALILAGALITHMFGREGIMHIREGETTDKIYGSAGEVIGQTPFSVTLDDFRLVRYPGSGSPSSFESDVTIDGRHHKIFMNNILYHSGYRLYQSSYDHDERGTILSVNQDAVGTFITYLGYLLLALGLILALLHKKSYFRVLLRSLSVITLLFTVSVGSAQKRQTPAEGSLAVEYAQGSVPSNEIATRFGKLLVQSGGRIEPVDTYSGKLLRKISRERGIAGMTPNQILLGIVTKPEVWSRVPFIYNGEELIAFVDVLDEQGVYIYGEEVELIYQKPASQRNKREKELLKLDERVNIVHSLMSGEMLPLFPNEADHTHRWHSPADDLSSFASKDSMFVSRVFIWLSTEIRKEPRSVKALEIVGMIDTYQNAKSGIEIDKDKIEAEILYNKLNVFRWGAFGYLGVGILLLVVIILSLLGRSKTLGVGVMFLIGAIVALFLWQSFGIGLRWYVAGRAPMSNSYETMVYVAWATALAGLLFVRKSKLVLALATFFAGVLLLVSNLNFMDPEITPLVPVLKSYWLMVHVAIITGSYGFFGIGFLIGVTSLALMVTGNKRLAPQIAELHIINQLALTIGLVLLTIGTFLGAVWANESWGRYWGWDPKESWALVSMVVYALILHARFIPALRSAYSFAVMSVAGLAAILMTFFGVNYYLTGLHSYGGGSVPPLLSIIYYVYGALAVLAVWAGIKRGAKNA